In Candidatus Kerfeldbacteria bacterium, a single genomic region encodes these proteins:
- a CDS encoding HAD-IA family hydrolase, translating to MIKVIFFDVDNVLYRSGWRPAIVASERRHKYPRGRLYASAHDRPYWKAFTLGRITERQYWQSVARDFFSVTGQHINQAELQSDFRRHTRMIPGMKVLLQRLAKHYRVGIISNYPREWHVWAIKHFKLAPFVSCTAVSGVLHIRKPDQRIFRKALRLARVRPAESLYIDDRPERAIGAHQIGIPTVVFRTSAQLKKKLHRLHII from the coding sequence ATGATTAAAGTAATTTTTTTTGATGTTGATAATGTTTTGTATCGTAGTGGATGGAGACCGGCAATAGTGGCGAGCGAACGTCGACATAAATATCCACGAGGTCGTTTGTATGCCTCGGCACACGACCGGCCGTATTGGAAGGCTTTTACACTAGGGCGCATCACCGAACGGCAGTATTGGCAATCAGTGGCACGAGATTTTTTTTCGGTCACCGGCCAGCATATCAATCAAGCGGAATTGCAGAGTGATTTTCGGCGACACACTCGGATGATTCCCGGCATGAAAGTATTATTGCAGCGTTTGGCAAAGCATTATAGGGTGGGTATCATCTCAAATTATCCCCGCGAATGGCATGTGTGGGCAATAAAGCATTTTAAGCTTGCACCGTTTGTGTCATGTACTGCGGTATCGGGGGTGCTCCATATCCGAAAACCTGACCAACGCATTTTTAGGAAAGCACTTCGCTTGGCTCGAGTGCGACCAGCCGAAAGCCTCTATATAGATGATCGGCCAGAGCGGGCAATTGGCGCTCATCAGATTGGCATCCCGACTGTCGTATTTCGCACAAGTGCCCAATTAAAGAAAAAATTACATCGCTTACATATTATTTAA